The DNA segment CACGGCGAAAGTCGATACGACCTTGGAATAAGCGTGTCACTTGATGGATATGACCCGCACTCAAGCCGGCACTACGTGCACTGTTACCGAATGTTCCGGAAATGGTGCCACGCAATACACGTGTTGGGCGGATTGCTGGACGAGCAGCTTCTTTTTTCTCAGCCGCTTGTGCTTTGGCTTTTTCTGCGGCTTTTTTATCTGCTTTTTCTTCCGCAGCAATTCTGGCGGCTTCTTTTTTACTTACCTTTGATTTTTCGTCAGTAATTGCTGCTGTGTTAGTTTTACTGGTTTCATCGGTAGTATCTGCATCGGCCGCATTGACACTTTCCTGTTTATTGTCGTCAGCAGTTGCTGCATCACCTTGTTCAATGCGTGACTTATAGTCATCGCCAGAGCGTTCAAAGATGACCCGTTTATCCTGCTCCAAAGGGATCGATAATTTTTGGATAACGTTTTCGTCATCCAGATAAAACGAAATTTTTTGCCCTGGTTTCAGGCGTACTAATGAATTTTGGATATCTACTGCGACTAGTTTTTGCAGAGAAATAGGCGATAAGTTGAGGGTATTAAAGATATAAGAAAGGTTATCATCATCTTTTACCGTGTAATCCATCAACTGAAGTTCACCGGTAGGGGCGGTGGTATCGTCAGTGATGCCATCGCTGGTACCATCACTATCATCCAATAAGGCTTGATTCGGTACATTAACAAATTCGGTATCAACGGCCTGTTTACTTAATTCTGCATCGGTAGATAAGTCTTCGGTAGACACGGGCATTGGTTTATCTGAAAGCAACTCGCCTGGCGGCGGTAACAGAGTAATGCTGGCTACAGAGAAACACGCCAACATAATAATGGCGTATAAGTGCTGTCGGGGAATGGGTAACTCACGATTCGCCAAACCTGTAAACGGTGTCAGGATCCGTTTCATTGTTCTGTCTTCGCTCTGTTGATAATCGGAATGTTATACCATCACTGAATGCAGGGTTAAAATTTGATCGACCCTAGATGGCACAAAGCTAGATTTGTATCACGGACAGCGGTGCGATGACAATAAAATGGGCGATAAAATGCCAATACCGTGCGTATCTGGTGGTTTTTTGTTCGATGTCAATTGGGGGCTGCTCATACATCAGTTTGTTAGTTTATTTTTCATTAGCTGCAGACTAGCTTACAATTCATGCCTTACGCGAAGGAGAATGCTGTGTTTGGTGACAAATTTTATAAGAAATTGCAAAAGCTGATGCCGTGGCAGCAGACCGTTTATGCGTTGGCATTAAGTGAAAGAATGTATCCCAATTATTGCCTATATGCTGAAAGCACTGGTCGTGGGGATACTAAACTTTTCCGACAGGCGCTGGATACCATGTGGCAATACCTGACTGAGCGCGGTATGCATGTTGATTTGTCAGCTATTCTGGAAAAGATAGAAAGCAGCATGCCTGAACCGCAAAAAGAAGAATGTTATGGCGCCTGGCCTGCACTGGATGCGTGTGTGGCACTGGCAACAGCTTATAACTCGGTCGTCTTTCGTTTGGGTGATGAGGCTTATGATGTATGCCAAACATCACTGGGCTCTGTGATTGGCTTTATTGAAATGCAGCATGGAAAAGAGCTTACCGACGAAGAGCTGTATGCGGAATCACTTATAGAAGAAGAAATGGCTTTTCAGGTGGAATTACTGACAGCCGTCTCACAACCTCGTGATGCGAGTGTGATTTTGAAGATAAAAGAACTGGCTACACAAAATGGCGTGTCGAATCTGGGTATTAGTCTGGAGTAGTTGTTGTTTCGGGCGCTTAGTATAAAGCTTAAGCGGCTGGCAGTATGTTTTGTGACTTCAAAGAAGTTCTCGGTGAAAATCTGCTGTTTTTCCTGAAAACACGACAGAAAGTTTTTGCCAGTCAGTCGAATTTTGACTAGATTGAGGCAGCTTTTTTGATCGGCTTAAATAATAAGGATTGCGTATGAACAAAACTGAGCTTGTTGATGCGATTGCAGCCAAGGCTGACATGAGCAAAGCCCAGGCTAAAGCAGCACTGGAACAGATTCTGGAAACCATCACTCAAAGCCTGAAAGAAGGTGATCCGGTACAGCTGGTTGGCTTCGGTACCTTTAAAGTAAATCATCGTGCTAGCCGTACTGGTCGTAACCCTCAGACTGGTCAGGAAATTACTATTGCTGCTTCCAACGTACCAACTTTTGTTGCTGGTAAAGCATTAAAAGACGCAGTAAACGGTTAATTTATTTTTCCGCTTATAAAAAAAGCCGGCTAATGACAGCCGGCTTTTTTATATCGCCAGATTATAAACTGGCTTCTGCTTCCCCATCGTCTGGTGTTGTGTCTTTTGCTCCAAAATAAGCAAAAGTTTCTGCTGCAATGACATGACGCAATCCAATCAAACCAATCAAATTTGGGATTGCCATCAAGCCGTTAACAATATCAGCAATGATCCAAATCAGATCCAGATGCAGGAAGGCACCAGCTGCAACCAACAAGACGAATATCCAGCGATATCCTTTGATGGCTTTAACACCCAGCAGGTATTCGGTACAGCGCTCACCGTAGTAGTTCCAGCCAATGATGGTGGTAAAGGCAAAGAATAGCAGACCGATGTTGACCAGATAGAAACCTAGCTGACTGCCAATACCTTGGGTAAAAGCCATATTGGTCATCGCTGTGCCGGCAACTTCAGATTGCCATGCGCCGGTCAGAACCAGAGTTATACCGGTCATGGTGCAGATGATGATGGTATCAAAGAAGGTGCCTGTCATGCAGACCAGCCCTTGTTCTACACAAGAGTCTGTTTTTGCGGCTGCGGCGGCAATAGGCGCCGAGCCCAGGCCTGATTCGTTAGAGAACACTCCTCGGGCAACCCCGGCTTGTAATGCCAGCATCATGGTTGCTCCGGCAAAACCACCGGTAGCGGCTGTTGTGCTGAAGGCTGCATTCAGGATCTGGGTGACCACCGCAGGTAGTTGATCTGCATGCAAATACATAACACCAAAGCAAGTGAGTACATACAATGCGGCCATAAAGGGTACAACTTTGGTTGAGACCCGAGAAATTGACTCAATGCCACCAACAGTGATGAGCGCCACTAATACAGCCAGAATGAGACCAGTCGTCCATTTAGGTACTTCAAATGCGAGTTGTGCTGCATCGGCAATCGCATTGACTTGTGGGAATGTGCCGATCCCAAACAGCGCAACTCCGATACCGAAGAGGGCAAATGCACCAGCCAGGAATTTGCTACCCAGCCCCTTCTCCAGATAGTACATCGGGCCGCCACTCATCTGACCATTAGCGTCTTTCTGGCGATAACGGACGGCCAGCAGCCCTTCGGCATATTTTGTTGCCATGCCTAAGAAGGCTGCTATCCACATCCAGAAAATGGCGCCAGGGCCACCCAGCTTCACTGCTGTAGCGACACCAACAATATT comes from the uncultured Tolumonas sp. genome and includes:
- a CDS encoding peptidoglycan DD-metalloendopeptidase family protein, whose translation is MKRILTPFTGLANRELPIPRQHLYAIIMLACFSVASITLLPPPGELLSDKPMPVSTEDLSTDAELSKQAVDTEFVNVPNQALLDDSDGTSDGITDDTTAPTGELQLMDYTVKDDDNLSYIFNTLNLSPISLQKLVAVDIQNSLVRLKPGQKISFYLDDENVIQKLSIPLEQDKRVIFERSGDDYKSRIEQGDAATADDNKQESVNAADADTTDETSKTNTAAITDEKSKVSKKEAARIAAEEKADKKAAEKAKAQAAEKKEAARPAIRPTRVLRGTISGTFGNSARSAGLSAGHIHQVTRLFQGRIDFRRDLKKGDTFKVLFDRNAVGGKAVSDARVLAVIIGSKGKTYSAFRSSDDNQFYDDEGSSLSMTQSGKFMRFPIPSSTKVSSGFNPHRLNPVTGRVMAHNGTDFSVHVGTPVQAPADAVVVKATRHPDMGIYLVLRHSGRYSTVYMHLSKSMVKPGQKVKMGQVIALSGNTGRSTGPHLHYEFHVNNRPVDPMRVDLPMNEPMQNKARKTLVAKIQEYKRQLNAG
- a CDS encoding YjaG family protein; the protein is MFGDKFYKKLQKLMPWQQTVYALALSERMYPNYCLYAESTGRGDTKLFRQALDTMWQYLTERGMHVDLSAILEKIESSMPEPQKEECYGAWPALDACVALATAYNSVVFRLGDEAYDVCQTSLGSVIGFIEMQHGKELTDEELYAESLIEEEMAFQVELLTAVSQPRDASVILKIKELATQNGVSNLGISLE
- the hupA gene encoding nucleoid-associated protein HU-alpha encodes the protein MNKTELVDAIAAKADMSKAQAKAALEQILETITQSLKEGDPVQLVGFGTFKVNHRASRTGRNPQTGQEITIAASNVPTFVAGKALKDAVNG
- a CDS encoding sodium:alanine symporter family protein, producing MLHSFLTAVDDFIWGPPLLALLMGTGLYLTIRLGLLQVIRLPLALKLVFFPPKHDDKEGDVSSFAALCTALSATIGTGNIVGVATAVKLGGPGAIFWMWIAAFLGMATKYAEGLLAVRYRQKDANGQMSGGPMYYLEKGLGSKFLAGAFALFGIGVALFGIGTFPQVNAIADAAQLAFEVPKWTTGLILAVLVALITVGGIESISRVSTKVVPFMAALYVLTCFGVMYLHADQLPAVVTQILNAAFSTTAATGGFAGATMMLALQAGVARGVFSNESGLGSAPIAAAAAKTDSCVEQGLVCMTGTFFDTIIICTMTGITLVLTGAWQSEVAGTAMTNMAFTQGIGSQLGFYLVNIGLLFFAFTTIIGWNYYGERCTEYLLGVKAIKGYRWIFVLLVAAGAFLHLDLIWIIADIVNGLMAIPNLIGLIGLRHVIAAETFAYFGAKDTTPDDGEAEASL